The Chryseobacterium nakagawai genome has a segment encoding these proteins:
- a CDS encoding S8/S53 family peptidase, which produces MDIRKLFFTKVNISYGGTKLLRNATVAFLGLYSYGFYGQVQKLDSRFNYLLKNKESLNRENVLKDLEREDMKLDKHLVVTSKGAQTMYSCIIYTKNPEKLKSDGFIIQSQLPTFSTALVSLEDIERLMELPYVTSVMGPTFDELHNDVSRAQSGASLLQDGVFNNTAYNGTGILVGIFDTGIDWKHPDFRQVNDQTKSRIVSIWDQTLTPQGAETSPTGFTTGVEYTRAQIEDELDGSPTNFVRENDINGHGTHVAGTVAGNGAGFANKRHKGFSSEADIVFVKGGNGSFPTTNTINALTYFKNVATALNKPIVVNMSIGGQGSAHDGTSSHEVAVDNFTSSGPGRVVVISAGNDYGANLHRKVDIEAGGTQSYTFNVASNTSAASVFGFLMYANDNTAVTAKLTAPDGQQYIQNVSTDTTHNILGGGFTATMYNYWGNDNNKRYVQLLVNRVAGSTANCQGTYTLEITNNGTQTINTHGWLYGQGVATTLLNGDNEYIVGSPGNATSAITVASYLGRVSWMAPAGGYGYSNTPQETISSFSAQGPRVDNFQKPDITGSGQAVISARSSSSAPAASNIIENTNYYVMNQGTSMSSPGVAGAVGLLLQANPTLTAAQVKSRLTSTARKDAATGNVPNTRWGYGRLDIYKAVTKEVGCVESNFESITYDEPYITINAEANTTFTNAALAVRYTPTLTGKLGSISFTTGSGVIPANQAVDIQVRKVNANGDPGDIIATKNIASWDTNIQRFTWNYVDLSSLNVQAVTGKDFYIVINGLGGTVTMKNEATAVSGRSKTSTDGTSWTTRTFDLKMRANVYENVAEVKSLATSNQTKASAVAAGYNYFTNACQLISRVEKETASTVTGNVTSKVWVDNVQPGYVSRRYEMNPATDATIATGKVTLYFKQADFDAYNLTSGIKLPTSPTDEANKFNLVVEKYAGTSAGNVGTVASFGGTPTAITPNVADIVWNNTYQYWEVSFQTTGFGGYFVKTNATLGTGEVTKLNAGVNITPNPAKDVVNISLGGYSKGTLTIYDASGKLIKTESMNSNLNRMDVSSLVKGVYMFTIKLNDTTITKKVVKE; this is translated from the coding sequence CAAACAATGTATTCATGTATTATTTATACCAAGAATCCTGAAAAACTTAAATCAGATGGATTTATAATCCAGAGCCAGCTGCCTACTTTTTCAACGGCACTAGTGAGCCTTGAAGATATTGAAAGGTTGATGGAACTTCCTTATGTAACCTCTGTGATGGGGCCTACATTTGATGAGCTTCATAACGATGTAAGTAGAGCACAGTCTGGAGCAAGCCTTTTGCAAGATGGCGTTTTTAATAATACAGCTTATAACGGAACAGGAATTCTTGTGGGGATTTTTGATACAGGGATAGACTGGAAACATCCAGATTTCAGACAAGTTAACGATCAGACTAAAAGTAGAATTGTTTCAATTTGGGATCAGACTTTAACTCCTCAGGGAGCTGAAACGTCTCCTACAGGATTTACCACTGGTGTAGAATATACAAGAGCACAGATTGAAGATGAGTTGGATGGAAGTCCTACTAATTTTGTCCGTGAAAATGATATTAATGGTCATGGAACCCATGTGGCAGGAACTGTTGCAGGAAACGGAGCTGGTTTTGCAAACAAAAGACATAAAGGATTTTCTTCGGAGGCAGACATCGTTTTTGTAAAAGGAGGAAACGGATCTTTTCCAACAACGAATACAATCAACGCATTGACTTATTTTAAAAATGTAGCAACAGCCTTAAACAAGCCGATCGTCGTAAATATGAGTATTGGTGGACAGGGAAGTGCTCATGATGGTACATCCTCTCATGAAGTAGCTGTTGATAATTTTACATCGTCAGGACCTGGAAGAGTAGTCGTTATTTCTGCAGGTAATGATTATGGTGCCAATCTCCATAGAAAAGTAGATATAGAGGCCGGTGGAACACAATCTTATACTTTTAATGTGGCAAGTAATACCTCTGCTGCATCTGTATTTGGTTTTCTGATGTATGCTAACGATAATACAGCCGTTACAGCAAAATTAACAGCTCCCGATGGTCAGCAATATATACAGAATGTAAGTACCGATACAACTCATAATATATTAGGAGGTGGTTTCACTGCTACTATGTATAATTATTGGGGGAATGATAATAATAAACGATATGTTCAGCTACTTGTAAATAGAGTAGCGGGATCTACGGCCAATTGCCAGGGAACATATACACTGGAAATTACCAATAACGGAACGCAGACAATTAATACGCATGGCTGGCTGTATGGTCAGGGAGTAGCAACTACCCTGCTAAATGGGGATAATGAATATATTGTTGGATCTCCAGGTAACGCAACAAGTGCTATTACAGTAGCTTCCTATTTGGGTAGAGTAAGCTGGATGGCTCCGGCAGGAGGATATGGCTATAGTAATACTCCGCAGGAAACGATCTCTTCATTTAGTGCACAGGGGCCTAGAGTTGATAATTTCCAAAAACCGGATATCACAGGTTCAGGTCAGGCTGTAATCTCTGCAAGATCTAGTAGTTCTGCGCCAGCAGCTTCGAATATTATTGAAAATACTAACTATTATGTGATGAATCAGGGAACCAGTATGTCATCTCCGGGAGTTGCCGGAGCTGTAGGATTATTGCTTCAGGCAAATCCGACATTGACCGCTGCACAGGTTAAATCACGTCTTACTTCCACTGCAAGAAAAGATGCAGCAACAGGAAATGTTCCTAATACAAGATGGGGATATGGAAGATTAGATATTTATAAAGCAGTGACTAAAGAAGTAGGATGTGTAGAGTCTAATTTTGAGTCTATTACTTATGATGAACCTTATATCACTATTAATGCAGAAGCTAATACGACTTTTACCAATGCGGCATTGGCAGTTCGTTATACTCCAACCCTAACTGGTAAATTGGGAAGTATTTCATTCACAACAGGTTCGGGTGTAATTCCTGCCAACCAAGCAGTGGATATTCAAGTAAGAAAGGTGAATGCTAACGGAGATCCTGGAGACATTATTGCTACAAAAAATATTGCATCATGGGATACCAATATACAAAGATTTACATGGAACTATGTGGATTTATCCAGCTTAAATGTTCAGGCAGTAACAGGGAAGGATTTCTATATTGTTATCAATGGTTTAGGGGGAACTGTAACTATGAAAAATGAAGCTACTGCAGTAAGTGGACGTAGTAAAACATCAACAGATGGTACAAGCTGGACAACAAGAACTTTCGATCTTAAAATGAGAGCGAATGTTTACGAAAATGTAGCTGAAGTGAAAAGCCTAGCAACTTCCAACCAGACAAAAGCTAGTGCTGTTGCTGCTGGTTATAATTATTTTACAAATGCTTGTCAGTTGATTTCAAGAGTAGAAAAAGAAACGGCAAGTACTGTGACTGGAAATGTAACTTCAAAAGTATGGGTTGATAATGTACAGCCTGGTTATGTTTCAAGAAGATATGAAATGAATCCTGCTACAGATGCAACTATTGCTACAGGAAAAGTAACATTATACTTCAAACAGGCTGATTTTGATGCTTATAATTTAACAAGTGGTATTAAACTTCCTACCTCTCCTACTGATGAGGCTAATAAATTCAACCTGGTTGTTGAAAAATATGCGGGAACAAGTGCTGGAAATGTGGGAACTGTAGCTTCTTTTGGAGGTACACCAACTGCTATTACTCCTAATGTTGCAGATATTGTTTGGAATAATACTTATCAATATTGGGAAGTAAGTTTCCAGACTACAGGCTTTGGTGGATATTTTGTTAAAACAAATGCTACTTTAGGTACAGGTGAGGTAACAAAACTGAATGCTGGAGTGAATATTACTCCAAATCCAGCTAAAGATGTTGTAAATATCTCATTGGGAGGGTATTCTAAAGGTACACTTACTATTTATGATGCTTCAGGAAAGTTGATTAAGACAGAATCTATGAATTCCAACTTAAACAGAATGGATGTTTCATCATTGGTAAAAGGAGTATACATGTTTACAATTAAGCTAAACGATACTACAATTACTAAGAAAGTAGTTAAGGAATAA